Proteins co-encoded in one Streptomyces sp. JH34 genomic window:
- a CDS encoding ABC transporter permease: protein MTGTDLLAPTKRRSRRSVTLVVGCVLAGLIALLALVSLLWLPYDAEDTSGGRLAGPGDGHLLGTDKLGRDLFTQVMTGSRIAVEAGLGSVLIAAVIGITLGVLAAYAQGWIDDTLSAFLDILIAFPTLLLAMLIVAARSATLGSAVLAIGLAQSAVVARLVRILVKRVLAQDYITAARTSGTSWPRTVLSHVLPNIWPTLVVNLALQFGLAVLAEAGLSYLGLGAPPPNASWGRMLQEAQATFTTAPAGALAPGILLVLLVIGVNLIADGLRDTLDPATRRRRA, encoded by the coding sequence ATGACCGGGACGGACCTGCTCGCCCCGACGAAGCGGCGCTCCCGGCGCTCCGTCACCCTCGTGGTCGGCTGCGTACTCGCCGGGCTGATCGCGCTCCTGGCCCTGGTGTCGCTGCTCTGGCTGCCCTACGACGCCGAGGACACCTCCGGCGGACGGCTCGCCGGACCCGGCGACGGTCATCTCCTCGGCACCGACAAGCTCGGGCGTGACCTGTTCACCCAGGTGATGACCGGCTCCCGCATCGCCGTCGAGGCGGGACTCGGGTCGGTCCTCATCGCCGCCGTCATCGGGATCACCCTGGGCGTGCTCGCCGCGTACGCCCAGGGCTGGATCGACGACACGCTCTCGGCGTTCCTCGACATCCTGATCGCCTTCCCGACCCTGCTGCTCGCGATGCTCATCGTCGCCGCCCGCTCGGCGACACTCGGCTCGGCGGTCCTGGCGATCGGCCTGGCGCAGAGCGCGGTCGTGGCGCGCCTGGTGCGCATCCTGGTCAAGCGGGTGCTGGCACAGGACTACATCACCGCCGCCCGTACCTCCGGCACCTCCTGGCCGCGTACGGTCCTCTCCCACGTGCTGCCCAACATCTGGCCGACGCTCGTGGTGAACCTCGCCCTGCAGTTCGGCCTCGCCGTGCTCGCCGAGGCCGGGCTGTCCTACCTCGGCCTCGGAGCACCGCCGCCCAACGCCTCCTGGGGCCGCATGCTCCAGGAGGCCCAGGCCACCTTCACCACGGCTCCGGCCGGTGCGCTCGCACCCGGCATCCTGCTCGTACTGCTCGTCATCGGCGTGAACCTCATCGCCGACGGCCTGCGTGACACCCTCGACCCGGCCACCCGGCGGAGGCGCGCGTGA
- a CDS encoding ABC transporter ATP-binding protein — protein MTLLDVRGLTVRTDDGRTLVDGLSFTVAGGERLGLIGESGSGKSLTTLAVLGLLPDGMTSTGSVELAGTQTVGASEKSLTAVRGHDAAVVFQEPLTALDPLMRLGRQIAEPLARRTGLKGKDLRAAVHDALEQVRLPEPGRIARAFAHEISGGQRQRVALAMALACEPKLLVADEPTTALDVSVQAEMLELIDGLVREREMAVLFVSHDLAVVSRVTDRVLVMKDGRAVEQGAVHDIVRAPREEYTRTLVASARKLESALDLRSAP, from the coding sequence GTGACTCTCCTCGACGTACGCGGACTGACCGTACGGACCGACGACGGACGGACCCTGGTCGACGGCCTGTCGTTCACGGTCGCGGGAGGTGAACGGCTCGGCCTCATCGGCGAGTCCGGCTCCGGCAAGTCCCTCACCACCCTCGCGGTGCTCGGGCTGCTGCCCGACGGCATGACCTCGACCGGCAGTGTGGAGCTCGCCGGGACCCAGACCGTCGGTGCCTCGGAGAAGAGCCTCACCGCCGTCCGCGGACACGACGCCGCAGTCGTGTTCCAGGAGCCGCTGACCGCGCTGGACCCGCTGATGCGCCTCGGCAGGCAGATCGCCGAGCCCCTCGCCCGGCGCACCGGCCTCAAGGGCAAGGACCTGCGCGCGGCTGTGCACGACGCCCTCGAACAGGTACGGCTCCCCGAACCCGGCCGCATCGCCCGGGCCTTCGCCCACGAGATCTCCGGCGGACAACGCCAGCGGGTCGCGCTGGCGATGGCCCTGGCCTGCGAACCGAAGCTGCTCGTCGCCGACGAGCCCACCACGGCACTGGACGTGTCGGTGCAGGCCGAGATGCTGGAGCTGATCGACGGCCTCGTCCGGGAGCGGGAGATGGCCGTGCTGTTCGTCAGCCACGACCTGGCCGTCGTGTCCCGGGTCACCGACCGGGTGCTGGTCATGAAGGACGGACGTGCCGTCGAGCAGGGCGCGGTCCACGACATCGTGCGCGCACCGCGCGAGGAGTACACCCGGACCCTGGTCGCCAGCGCCCGGAAACTGGAGTCCGCCCTGGACCTGAGGAGCGCGCCATGA
- a CDS encoding ABC transporter ATP-binding protein, with translation MTPVLELKDAAVRYRGTAADVVSDVSLAVEAGESLALVGESGAGKTTLLRLLLGLARPTAGAVRFDGAALNPRDREQMRRFRRGVQCVFQDPYSSLDPSRRVGAIVAEPLRSLGLDTRSTAAPKVAAALERVGLQADAVDRYPHEFSGGQRQRIAIARATVCDPRVLLADEPVSALDVTTRVKVVDLLAELKQERGLTLVMVSHDLSVVASLCERTAVLERGRVVEQGATSQVLGEPEHPYTRRLIESVPRLPTS, from the coding sequence ATGACGCCCGTGCTGGAGTTGAAGGACGCCGCCGTGCGCTACCGGGGGACCGCCGCCGACGTGGTCTCGGACGTGTCCCTCGCCGTCGAGGCCGGCGAGAGCCTCGCGCTGGTCGGCGAGTCCGGCGCGGGCAAGACGACACTGCTGCGGCTGCTGCTGGGCCTCGCCCGCCCCACGGCCGGTGCCGTCCGCTTCGACGGGGCCGCCCTGAACCCGCGCGACCGCGAGCAGATGCGCCGCTTCCGGCGCGGCGTCCAGTGCGTCTTCCAGGACCCCTACTCCTCGCTCGACCCCAGCCGCCGGGTCGGCGCGATCGTCGCGGAGCCCCTGCGCTCCCTCGGCCTCGACACCCGCTCCACGGCTGCGCCCAAGGTGGCCGCCGCGCTGGAACGCGTCGGTCTCCAGGCGGACGCCGTCGACCGCTACCCGCACGAGTTCTCCGGCGGACAGCGCCAGCGCATCGCCATCGCCCGCGCCACGGTCTGCGATCCACGCGTCCTCCTGGCCGACGAACCGGTCAGCGCACTGGACGTCACCACGCGGGTGAAGGTCGTCGACCTGCTGGCCGAACTGAAGCAGGAACGGGGACTGACGCTGGTCATGGTCTCCCACGACCTGTCGGTCGTGGCCTCGTTGTGCGAGCGCACCGCCGTGCTGGAACGCGGCCGGGTGGTCGAGCAGGGAGCCACCTCCCAGGTGCTCGGCGAACCCGAGCACCCCTACACCCGGCGCCTGATCGAGAGCGTGCCCAGGCTGCCCACCTCGTGA
- a CDS encoding transglycosylase SLT domain-containing protein has product MRRVFRSYGLPRTSAPQLRGIPDPDARRASIRTSTRSLTPAARTARIRRISVSGLCAAGAAAAALTLAPSPAQAAEPASHGVATSAAAVSATGISAQAHAMAENAHKASKVSKATDSDDLDRWIRKALKIMKTEGIPGTYEGLHRNIMRESGGDPHAANGWDVNAQNGTPSKGLLQVIQPTFEAYHVDGTAKSLTDPVANITAAANYAADRYGSIDNVDSAY; this is encoded by the coding sequence ATGCGCCGTGTGTTCCGTTCGTACGGACTCCCGCGCACGTCCGCCCCGCAGCTCCGTGGCATCCCTGACCCCGACGCAAGGAGAGCTTCCATCCGTACGTCCACCCGGTCCCTGACCCCCGCCGCCCGCACCGCCCGGATCCGCAGGATCTCCGTTTCCGGACTGTGTGCCGCCGGGGCCGCAGCAGCGGCCCTGACTCTTGCCCCGTCCCCCGCGCAGGCCGCCGAGCCGGCCTCGCACGGTGTGGCCACGTCCGCCGCCGCTGTCTCGGCGACCGGGATCTCCGCGCAGGCGCACGCCATGGCGGAGAACGCGCACAAGGCGAGCAAGGTGAGCAAGGCCACCGACTCGGACGACCTGGACCGCTGGATCCGTAAGGCCCTCAAGATCATGAAGACCGAGGGGATCCCCGGCACCTACGAAGGGCTGCACCGCAACATCATGCGCGAGTCCGGCGGCGACCCCCACGCGGCGAACGGCTGGGACGTCAACGCGCAGAACGGCACGCCCTCCAAGGGTCTGCTGCAGGTGATCCAGCCGACCTTCGAGGCGTACCACGTGGACGGTACCGCCAAGAGCCTCACCGACCCGGTCGCCAACATCACCGCGGCCGCCAACTACGCCGCCGACAGGTACGGCTCCATCGACAACGTTGACTCCGCCTACTGA
- a CDS encoding SDR family oxidoreductase produces the protein MQPTGPQTSGGAGRFGGRAVVVTGAAGGIGAAIARRLADEGARVLVADIDSAEGGRTARAIRDSGGEALFHRTDVADEESWASAMDAVHGAFGPVTALVSNAYAVRVAPAHDTTLAQWNQQLDVTLTGAFLGFRACLDDLRETRGSAVLISSVHALVGLPGRPAYASAKAGLTGLARQLAVEYGPDVRVNALLPGPVLTRAWDGIGEADRRSSAEQTVAGRLGRPEEVAGATAFLLSEDASFVTGASLVVDGGWSAYKTSS, from the coding sequence ATGCAGCCCACAGGTCCGCAGACGTCCGGCGGCGCCGGCCGCTTCGGCGGTCGCGCCGTCGTGGTCACGGGAGCGGCAGGGGGCATCGGCGCGGCCATCGCCCGGCGCCTCGCGGACGAGGGGGCCCGTGTCCTGGTCGCCGACATCGACTCGGCGGAGGGCGGGCGCACCGCCCGGGCGATCCGGGACTCCGGGGGCGAGGCACTCTTCCATCGCACCGATGTCGCCGACGAGGAGTCCTGGGCCTCGGCGATGGACGCCGTGCACGGAGCGTTCGGGCCCGTCACCGCGCTGGTCTCCAACGCCTACGCCGTACGCGTCGCTCCCGCCCACGACACCACGCTCGCCCAGTGGAACCAGCAGCTGGACGTCACCCTCACCGGAGCGTTCCTCGGCTTCCGTGCCTGCCTGGACGACCTTCGCGAGACCCGCGGCAGTGCCGTCCTCATCTCCTCGGTCCACGCCCTCGTCGGGCTGCCCGGCCGCCCCGCCTATGCCTCGGCGAAGGCCGGACTGACCGGACTGGCCCGGCAACTCGCCGTCGAGTACGGGCCCGACGTACGCGTCAACGCCCTGCTGCCCGGGCCCGTGCTCACCCGCGCGTGGGACGGGATCGGGGAGGCGGACCGGCGCAGCAGCGCCGAGCAGACCGTGGCCGGGCGGCTCGGACGGCCCGAGGAGGTCGCCGGCGCGACCGCCTTCCTCCTGAGTGAGGACGCCTCCTTCGTCACGGGCGCCTCACTGGTCGTCGACGGAGGGTGGAGCGCCTACAAGACCTCCTCCTGA
- the dgoD gene encoding galactonate dehydratase produces the protein MKISRIETFAVPPRWLLCRVETDDGVVGWGEPVVEGRAATVRAAVRELSELLVGQDPLRIEDHWQTMTKGSFYRGGPVLSSAVAGLDQALWDITGKVYGAPVHQLLGGPVRDRVRAYTWVGGDEPTQIAEAVREQVEAGFTAVKMNASGRMNRLATTRDIDEVVSRAAAAREALGDDRDFAVDFHGRFTAANAAKILPHLAPYNPLFVEEPVLPEYTHRLRDLVAGSPVPLATGERLFSRTDVLPALMAGVAVVQPDLSHAGGISEVRRIAALAETFGVLLAPHCPLGPVSLAASLQVAFSTPNFLIQEQSIGIHYNVGAGPLDYLADPAPLDFHEGHFLRSTAPGLGIDVDERAVRAADDTVEDWHNPIWRHTDGSFAEW, from the coding sequence ATGAAGATCAGCCGTATCGAGACCTTCGCGGTGCCGCCCCGTTGGCTGTTGTGCCGGGTTGAGACGGACGACGGTGTCGTCGGCTGGGGCGAGCCGGTGGTCGAGGGCCGGGCCGCCACGGTCCGCGCCGCCGTGCGGGAACTCTCCGAACTCCTCGTCGGGCAGGACCCGCTGCGGATCGAGGACCACTGGCAGACCATGACCAAGGGGTCGTTCTACCGCGGCGGACCGGTCCTCTCCAGCGCGGTGGCCGGACTCGACCAGGCGCTGTGGGACATCACCGGCAAGGTGTACGGCGCCCCGGTGCACCAGTTGCTCGGCGGGCCGGTACGCGACCGCGTACGGGCCTACACCTGGGTCGGCGGGGACGAGCCCACGCAGATCGCCGAAGCCGTGCGGGAGCAGGTCGAGGCGGGATTCACCGCCGTGAAGATGAACGCCTCCGGGCGGATGAACCGGCTGGCGACCACCCGGGACATCGACGAGGTCGTCTCCCGCGCAGCCGCCGCACGGGAGGCACTCGGCGACGACAGGGACTTCGCCGTGGACTTCCACGGCCGGTTCACCGCCGCCAACGCCGCCAAGATCCTGCCGCACCTCGCCCCGTACAACCCGCTGTTCGTCGAGGAGCCGGTCCTCCCCGAGTACACCCATCGGCTGCGCGACCTGGTCGCGGGATCGCCCGTCCCACTGGCCACGGGGGAGCGGCTCTTCTCCCGCACCGACGTGCTCCCCGCCCTCATGGCCGGAGTGGCGGTCGTCCAGCCCGACCTCTCCCACGCGGGAGGCATATCCGAGGTCCGCCGGATCGCCGCGCTCGCCGAGACCTTCGGCGTACTCCTCGCGCCGCACTGCCCGCTGGGACCCGTCTCGCTCGCGGCCAGCCTCCAGGTCGCCTTCAGTACCCCGAACTTCCTGATCCAGGAACAGAGCATCGGCATCCACTACAACGTCGGCGCCGGACCGCTGGACTACCTGGCCGATCCGGCACCGCTGGACTTCCACGAAGGACACTTCCTGCGGAGCACGGCACCCGGCCTCGGCATCGACGTGGACGAACGAGCGGTACGCGCCGCCGACGACACCGTCGAGGACTGGCACAACCCGATCTGGCGCCACACCGACGGATCCTTCGCCGAATGGTGA
- a CDS encoding bifunctional 4-hydroxy-2-oxoglutarate aldolase/2-dehydro-3-deoxy-phosphogluconate aldolase, with amino-acid sequence MHPLHPLSNDTFAGVLRRTRLAAIVRGSDPDAALRTVLTLAEEGVALVEVSLNTTDALGVIRRAAAEVGPGTVVGAGTVLTEDDVTRAQEAGAGWMVTPALTASLAASVRAGLPVLAGALTPTEAVAARRAGADAVKLFPASLGGPAYLKALRDPFPDMPIVPVGGVDLAGAEQYLAHGAVAVGVGSPLVGDAAHGGDLAALRERARRFVALCSAGTGEEA; translated from the coding sequence ATGCACCCCCTGCACCCTCTGAGCAATGACACCTTCGCCGGTGTGCTCCGGCGCACCCGCCTCGCCGCCATCGTGCGCGGCTCGGACCCCGACGCCGCGCTCCGCACCGTCCTGACCCTCGCGGAGGAGGGTGTGGCCCTCGTCGAGGTCTCCCTCAACACCACCGACGCCCTCGGGGTCATACGCCGGGCCGCGGCCGAGGTGGGCCCCGGAACCGTCGTCGGCGCGGGCACCGTGCTGACCGAGGACGACGTCACCCGCGCCCAGGAGGCCGGGGCCGGCTGGATGGTCACCCCCGCGCTCACCGCGTCCCTGGCCGCATCGGTACGGGCCGGGCTGCCCGTCCTGGCCGGCGCCCTCACTCCGACGGAGGCCGTCGCCGCCCGCCGCGCGGGCGCCGACGCCGTCAAGCTGTTCCCCGCCTCGCTGGGCGGACCCGCCTACCTCAAGGCCCTGCGGGACCCGTTCCCGGACATGCCGATCGTGCCCGTCGGCGGAGTCGATCTGGCCGGGGCCGAGCAGTACCTCGCTCACGGAGCGGTCGCGGTGGGTGTCGGCTCGCCGCTCGTCGGCGACGCCGCGCACGGGGGAGACCTGGCCGCCCTCCGCGAACGCGCCCGCCGCTTCGTCGCGCTGTGCTCCGCCGGCACCGGGGAGGAAGCCTGA
- a CDS encoding sugar kinase yields the protein MNAARGRTSGPVDVLTFGETMLAAQLPGSLAVGAQARTTVAGAESNVAIGVARLGHRAAWAGLVGDDEPGRLALRTLRGEGVDIARAATHATAPTGAMLRERRVADLVRVHYWRSGSAASLLTPADIEPALGDGARVLHLTGITCALGAGPLEAVRVAAAHAHARGWTVALDVNHRQRLWTAEEAGRALRPLLPHVTALIASEDELPVATGAFTDSPGGEARAVDALLEAGVREVVVKRGGEGAAFRDRQGVRHSVPALRVPVRDTVGAGDAFCAGYLSGLLDGLPPAGRLARANTLGAFAVASDGDWEGLPRRDELGLLAAAPGTAIR from the coding sequence CTGAACGCCGCCCGGGGACGGACGTCCGGCCCCGTCGACGTCCTGACGTTCGGTGAGACCATGCTCGCCGCCCAACTCCCCGGTTCCCTGGCGGTCGGAGCCCAGGCCCGCACCACCGTCGCCGGCGCGGAGTCGAACGTCGCCATCGGCGTCGCCCGGCTGGGGCACCGAGCCGCCTGGGCCGGACTCGTCGGCGACGACGAACCCGGCCGCCTCGCCCTGCGCACCCTCCGCGGGGAAGGCGTCGACATCGCCCGCGCCGCCACCCATGCCACCGCCCCCACCGGCGCGATGCTCCGTGAGCGGCGTGTCGCGGACCTCGTGCGGGTCCACTACTGGCGCAGCGGCTCCGCGGCCTCGCTGCTCACCCCCGCGGACATCGAGCCCGCCCTCGGCGACGGCGCCAGGGTGCTCCACCTGACCGGCATCACCTGCGCGCTCGGCGCCGGCCCCCTGGAGGCAGTGCGCGTGGCAGCCGCCCACGCCCACGCCCGCGGCTGGACTGTCGCCCTCGACGTGAACCACCGGCAGCGGCTCTGGACGGCGGAGGAGGCGGGCAGGGCGCTTCGGCCGCTGCTGCCGCACGTCACCGCCCTGATCGCGTCGGAGGACGAACTCCCCGTCGCCACCGGTGCGTTCACCGACTCACCCGGCGGGGAGGCGCGAGCCGTGGACGCGCTCCTGGAGGCCGGGGTGCGCGAGGTGGTCGTCAAACGCGGGGGAGAGGGTGCCGCGTTCCGCGACCGGCAGGGCGTCCGGCATTCCGTACCCGCTCTGCGCGTCCCCGTGCGTGACACGGTGGGAGCCGGGGACGCCTTCTGCGCCGGCTACCTGTCCGGTCTGCTCGACGGGCTCCCGCCGGCCGGGCGGCTCGCCCGCGCGAACACGCTCGGAGCGTTCGCCGTCGCCTCGGACGGCGACTGGGAAGGGCTGCCGCGCCGCGACGAACTCGGCCTGCTCGCCGCCGCACCGGGCACCGCGATCCGCTGA
- a CDS encoding FCD domain-containing protein: MAAYVGRGIHGQVVEALGFRIVSGRIGQGETIDVRSVAEEMDISLTVMRESLKVLAGKGLIDSRQKRGTFVQPDGEWNFLDADVIRWRVAGGHGAKLLGDLAEVRAVIEPAVARHAAARRGERDLLALEEALAAMGRTRGDAEGAAAADAAFHRALFRATGNDLLARFDLLLEPGLRERDRLVHTHRQDDDPVPSHRAVLDAVRAGDPEGAHAAMTALLDKACADAETVTGAAATHGD; this comes from the coding sequence ATGGCGGCCTACGTCGGCAGGGGCATCCACGGTCAGGTCGTGGAGGCCCTGGGGTTCCGGATCGTCTCCGGACGGATCGGGCAGGGCGAAACCATCGACGTACGGTCCGTCGCGGAGGAGATGGACATCAGCCTCACCGTGATGAGGGAGTCGCTGAAGGTCCTCGCGGGCAAGGGGCTCATCGACTCCCGCCAGAAGCGCGGCACCTTCGTCCAGCCCGACGGGGAGTGGAACTTCCTCGACGCCGACGTGATCCGGTGGCGGGTGGCGGGCGGCCACGGTGCGAAGCTGCTCGGTGACCTCGCCGAGGTACGCGCCGTCATCGAGCCGGCGGTGGCCCGGCACGCCGCCGCGCGCAGGGGCGAACGGGACCTTCTCGCCCTCGAGGAGGCCCTGGCCGCGATGGGCCGGACACGGGGTGACGCCGAGGGGGCGGCCGCCGCGGACGCCGCCTTCCACCGCGCGCTCTTCCGGGCGACGGGGAACGACCTCCTGGCCCGGTTCGACCTGCTGCTGGAGCCCGGGCTCCGGGAGCGCGACCGTCTGGTGCACACGCACCGCCAGGACGACGATCCGGTGCCCAGTCACCGGGCGGTTCTGGACGCCGTCCGGGCCGGTGACCCGGAAGGGGCGCACGCCGCCATGACGGCGCTCCTCGACAAGGCCTGCGCCGACGCGGAGACCGTGACCGGCGCGGCAGCCACGCACGGGGACTGA
- a CDS encoding beta-galactosidase yields MLSLRVHKPAAPVSGHLPMGSAPGTAPGVSVDSRRVLRGGEAWIPVMGEFHFSRYPDAEWREELLKMRAGGIDLVATYLFWNQHEDRRGVLRFEGGLDLRRFVGLCAELGLAVAVRIGPWSHGECRNGGFPDWLADTGCAPRTDDPDYLALLEPYFARISHELRGLAHDEGGPVVAVQIENELYDRPGHLATLRRMAEDAGIRVPLWTATGWGAARIPEDVLLPLYGGYPEAFWEDAHEGWARGMRRHYFFTSIRDDHAIGADLRNSAPSGSGPDDRRHPYATCELGGGMAIAYHRRPLVPAEDITALALAKLGSGSVWQGYYLYHGCSQRLDLTVPNQESHATGYPNDLPRVSYDFQAPLGEYGQVRPSFHRLRLQHLFLRDSGAELAGMPLAAPDAGPEGLDDRTTLRWAVRSDGERGFLFVNNHQPHEPLPRHEEVRFRVRLHGGRDVVLPDQPVTIPSGAHFVWPVGYDLGGGVRLDWATAQPVTRLHAGGVPLTVLAATDGIAVRLALPAGLRVEGPAEVTAGPDTTLVSVPEPGTDAVLTVHGPAGPVHVLVLDEAGARSVNRVRVWGEDRLVLCDELVLADGPELRLHTARPTASFALLPAPAALSGPGIGSPAADGAFTRWTLGLPRETYEPVVTCVRAGAGTPPARTGGSHHRASAPRDEDFESASVYRISVPREVFSGGGEVLLRLSFTGDAARAYIDGRLVADHFWYGPEWEIGLRRFAAEAVEHGVEIRLLPLAPGGEVYVDASAREGLDAALGSTALHSARLVPVHRASVRRAGAGRG; encoded by the coding sequence ATGTTGTCGTTGCGTGTACACAAGCCGGCCGCACCGGTCTCCGGGCACCTCCCGATGGGAAGTGCCCCCGGGACCGCGCCCGGTGTGTCGGTGGACAGCCGCCGGGTGCTCCGCGGCGGCGAGGCGTGGATCCCCGTCATGGGAGAGTTCCACTTCAGCCGGTACCCGGACGCCGAATGGCGCGAGGAACTGCTCAAGATGCGCGCGGGCGGCATCGACCTGGTGGCGACGTATCTCTTCTGGAACCAGCACGAGGACAGGCGCGGCGTCCTGCGCTTCGAGGGCGGCCTCGACCTGCGCCGTTTCGTCGGGCTGTGCGCGGAGCTCGGCCTGGCCGTTGCGGTGCGCATCGGCCCGTGGTCGCACGGCGAGTGCCGCAACGGCGGCTTCCCCGACTGGCTCGCGGACACCGGCTGCGCACCGCGTACCGACGACCCGGACTATCTGGCGCTCCTGGAGCCCTACTTCGCCCGGATCTCGCACGAACTGCGCGGCCTCGCCCACGACGAGGGCGGACCGGTCGTCGCCGTCCAGATCGAGAACGAACTGTACGACCGACCCGGACATCTCGCGACGCTGCGGCGCATGGCGGAGGACGCCGGCATCCGGGTGCCGCTGTGGACCGCGACCGGCTGGGGCGCCGCCCGGATTCCCGAGGACGTGCTGCTGCCGCTGTACGGCGGCTATCCGGAGGCGTTCTGGGAGGACGCGCACGAGGGCTGGGCCCGGGGCATGCGCCGCCATTACTTCTTCACGTCCATCCGCGACGACCACGCCATCGGGGCGGACCTCAGGAACTCCGCGCCCTCGGGCTCAGGCCCGGACGACCGCCGCCACCCGTACGCGACCTGCGAACTGGGCGGGGGCATGGCCATCGCCTACCACCGCCGTCCTCTCGTGCCCGCGGAGGACATCACCGCGCTGGCGCTGGCGAAACTCGGCAGCGGCTCCGTGTGGCAGGGCTACTACCTGTACCACGGCTGCTCCCAGCGTCTGGACCTCACGGTTCCCAACCAGGAGTCCCACGCGACGGGTTACCCCAACGACCTGCCCAGGGTGTCCTACGACTTCCAGGCTCCGCTGGGCGAGTACGGGCAGGTGCGGCCGTCGTTCCACCGGCTGCGGCTCCAGCACCTCTTCCTGCGGGACTCCGGGGCCGAGCTGGCCGGGATGCCGCTCGCAGCGCCCGATGCCGGACCCGAGGGGCTCGACGACCGGACCACGCTGCGCTGGGCCGTCCGGTCCGACGGCGAACGGGGTTTCCTGTTCGTCAACAACCACCAGCCCCACGAGCCGTTGCCACGGCACGAGGAGGTGCGGTTCCGTGTCCGGCTGCACGGCGGACGCGACGTCGTCCTCCCGGATCAGCCGGTGACCATCCCCTCCGGGGCGCACTTCGTCTGGCCGGTCGGCTACGACCTGGGGGGCGGTGTACGGCTGGACTGGGCGACGGCCCAGCCCGTCACCCGGCTCCACGCCGGCGGCGTCCCCCTGACCGTGCTCGCCGCCACGGACGGTATCGCCGTGCGGCTCGCCCTCCCCGCCGGGCTGCGGGTCGAAGGCCCGGCCGAAGTGACGGCGGGTCCGGACACCACCCTGGTATCCGTGCCGGAGCCGGGCACGGACGCGGTGCTGACCGTCCACGGGCCGGCCGGCCCGGTGCACGTACTCGTGCTCGACGAGGCCGGCGCCCGGTCCGTGAACCGGGTGCGCGTCTGGGGCGAGGACCGGCTCGTGCTGTGCGACGAACTCGTCCTGGCCGACGGCCCCGAACTGCGCCTGCACACCGCACGCCCGACGGCTTCCTTCGCCCTGCTGCCCGCACCGGCGGCACTGTCCGGCCCCGGGATCGGTTCTCCCGCTGCCGACGGCGCCTTCACCCGGTGGACGCTCGGTCTCCCGCGGGAGACGTACGAGCCCGTGGTGACCTGCGTGCGGGCCGGGGCCGGTACCCCGCCCGCCAGGACCGGCGGCTCCCACCACCGCGCCTCCGCCCCGCGGGACGAGGACTTCGAATCGGCTTCGGTGTACCGGATCTCCGTGCCACGGGAAGTGTTCTCGGGCGGGGGCGAGGTACTGCTGCGCCTCTCCTTCACGGGCGATGCCGCCCGCGCGTACATCGACGGCCGGCTCGTCGCCGACCACTTCTGGTACGGCCCCGAGTGGGAGATCGGACTGCGACGGTTCGCCGCGGAGGCCGTCGAGCACGGCGTGGAGATCCGCCTGCTGCCCCTGGCACCCGGCGGCGAGGTGTACGTCGACGCCTCGGCCCGCGAGGGTCTCGACGCGGCCCTCGGGTCGACCGCGCTGCACTCGGCCCGGCTGGTACCCGTCCACCGGGCGTCCGTCCGTCGCGCCGGGGCCGGCCGTGGGTGA